In the genome of Segnochrobactrum spirostomi, the window TGCGGTCGGTCCTCAAGAAGGGCGGCTTCCTCACCCGCGACTCGCGCACCGTCGAGCGTAAGAAGTACGGCCGGGCGAAGGCTCGCCGCTCCTTCCAGTTCTCGAAGCGCTGATTTCGCGCGGGCGCCGCGGCTCGCGGCGCTTCCATCTCGATCTCGACGGGGCGGCTTCGGCCGCCCCGTTTGTTTTTGGGCGGCCGGCCGGGCGCGGTCGTCACCGCTGCGGCGGCGTGAAGTCCCCGAGCAGGCGCGACATCTCCTGTTCCAGCCGTTCCGCCGGATCGAGATCGTCCGAATGTTCCTGGTAGGCGGCGGCGATGCGCGGCTCGCGGGACGGCGGCTCGACCGGCGCGGCCGGTTCGACGGTCGGCGGCTTCTCCGCCTTCGGCGCGCCGGCCCCGTCCACATCGATTGCCGCCCGCGGCTCGACGCGAGGCAGCGAGCGGGCCCAGGATTGTGCCGAGGATGTCGGTGCCGAGGCCGCCGGCGAGGCCGGTGCCGATGAGGGCGACGCGGGCGGTGCGGACGCCGACACCGGCTGCGGGGCTCTGGGCGCCGCGGGACCGACCGCCGGGGCGGCGTTGGGTCGCGCCGGATGCGCAGTGGGCGTGCGGAGGGCGACGGACGGGGCGGGTGCCGGGCTCTCGACACGCGGGGCCGGCTTCGGTGCGGCTGGATGGGCGGTCTCGGTTCGTGACACGATCGGCGGTGCCTCGTGCCGCGCGGGGTCCGGATGCGGCTCTGCCCGGACAGCGGTGAGATCCGCCCGCACGGCGATCGGTGTGGCCCGGACCGGCTCGGCCCGGCCTGACGGCGGCGCATTCTCCCCCCGTGCCGGCTCGACGACGGGCTCGGGGCGGATCGGAGGCTCGGCCCGCTTGGCGGCGGGAACCGGTGGGTCGGCCGGACGCGGCGCCCGCGGTGCGGTCGCGGACGGGCCAGCGGGGGCCGGCGCAGGTTGAGGCGCAGGTTGAGGCGCAAGTCGGGCCGGCGGCTGGGCAGGGCGCACCGGGCGGGCCTCCTCGCCGGCCACCGCCGGCGGAACCGGCTCGGCATGGCGTTCGGCCGGCATGTCGGCCCGGGGCGCATCCGTCCGGGTCGGCTCGGGCGGCTGCGGCGGGAACGCCCGCGCCGCGGGCGGGCGCGGCGCCTCCGGGCGCGGATTTGCCGGGCGAAGCGCGACGCGATCATCGGCCCCGCGATGGTCGGCCGCGCGGTGATCCGCGATCGCGGCCTCGACCACCACATCCGTCACGCCGCCGACGAGGATGAGATGCTCCACCCCGTCGCGGCGCACCAGCACGAGGCGGCGCCGGTTGTCGATCGGCAGCGTCTCCATCAGCTCCAGCCGATGGGTCGACTGGTGCGCGCGGCGCACGCCGAGGAGATAGCGGTAGAGCCTCATCGTCGCGACCAGCGCGACGAGCACGATCACCGTTGCCAAGATCAGCTGCACGATCCGTGCAACGCCCGGATCGAACCCCAGACCCGTCAGGAAATCGCCCATCATTCCGCCTCATGTCCGCCGAACGGCGTCGCTCCCGGCACGGCTGCGGAGGTTTCCGCAGGCGGCCGCGGGGTCGTCGCCGCCCCAGCTTTCTTCCAATAATGCAGACAGCTAACCGAATTTAAATGACCCGTGTTAGAGATCGTTGCAGTTCTCGGCCTCTGTCGTCGGCTGCGGGTCCTTTAATCGTGACCGCACGATGCGACGATCGCCGGGATGTGCGCGACCGACGAACGCTCGCGCCTGTCAATCCCGCGCCCCGCGAGGGGCCGTCGCGCCGGAGGCCGAGAGGGTGAGCGCCGATCACCAGCCCGCCAGCAATGCCGACCGGCGACCCCGCCGGCGCGGCCGGCCCGCGCTCGCACTGTTCCTGCTCGTCGTCCTCCTCGCCGTCCCGCTCCTCTTCGCTCTCACCTCGCCGGGAGAGGCCGAACCCTACGTGCTCGGCGGTCTCGTGGCGCTGGCGGCAATCGGCGTGTTCACCGTGTTCGCGCTCGCGGTCGGCCTCGTGGGCCGTGACGAGCGCCGCGACGGCGTCGCCGAGGCCGTCGCGGCCGCCGATCCCGACGCCATCCTCGTCACGGACGCCAGCGGTGCCGTCCGCTATGCCAATCCCGCTTACCGCGCACTCACCGGCGGCGGCGCGCGGGTCCGCGATCTGCCGACGTTCGATCGTCTGCTCGCCGGCCGCGACGAGGCCGCCCAGCCGCTCGCCCGCCTGATCGAGGCCGCCCGCGCCGCCCGCCCGGCCGAGGAGGAGGTGCGCCTCGCCAACGGCTTCGGCTCCGCGAGCGGCGGCGCGCGCTGGTATCGTCTTTCCGTCGCGCCGATCGCCGTGGCCGATGTGCCCCGCCCCCTCGTGCTGTGGCGCCTCGTCGACGTGACCGAGGCGCGGCACGACCAGGAGGCGGCGTTCTTCGATCTCCAGAACGTCATCAACTTCCTCGACCGCGCCCCGGCCGGCTTCTTCGCCGCCGATGCGGGCGGGCGCATCGTCTTCCTCAATGCGACGCTCGCGGACTGGCTCGGCTACGATCTCGCGACCTTCGACACGGGGCAGGCGACCCTTGCGATCCTGCTCGGCGAGGGCGGTGCCGTCACGCTCGCCGCCCTGACCGGCCGCCCGGGCGAGACCCGCACCGAGCGCTTCGACATCGGCCTCCAGCGCCAGGGCGGCGGCTCGCTCGGCGTCCGCTTGATGCACCGGGTGACGTTCGGCTCGGACGGTCGCCCGGCCGAGGCGCGCACGCTGGTGCTCGAGCGCGGGGCGGAGCCGGTGGCCACGGCGCCGCTGTCGGCCCTGTCGGACGCGAGCGTCGTCCATTTCTTCGACAACGCGCCCTTCGCCATCGCCTCGGTCGACGGGGCAGGCCGCGTCGGCCTCTCCAACGCACCGTTCCGCCGCCTGTTCGGCGGCATCGTCGGCACCGAGACCCGACTCATCGACGCGCTCGCCGAGCGCGATCGGGCCGGCCTCGCCGCGGCGCTCGCCGCCGCCGTCGGCGGCATCGCCGAGATCGCGCCGGTCGATGCGACGCTGATCGGCGACGGTCAGCGCAATGTCCGCTTCTATGTCGCCCCCGCCGGCGAGGCCGGGGCCGGGCTCGCTGGCGCGGCGATCGTCTATGCCCTCGACACCACCGATCAGCGTGCGCTGGAGGTGCAGTTCGCCCAGAGCCAGAAGATGCAGGCGATCGGGCAGCTCGCCGGCGGCGTCGCCCACGATTTCAACAATGTCCTGACCGCGATCATCGGCTTCTCGGATCTGCTCCTCGCGAGCCACCGGCCGACCGATCCGTTCTTCCAGGACATCATGAATATCAAGCAGAACGCCAACCGGGCGGCGGGCCTCGTCCGCCAGCTCCTGGCGTTCGCGACCCGCCAGACCCTGCGGCCCGAGCGCATCGTGCTCACCGACGTGCTCGCCGACCTCACGATCCTGCTCGGCCGCCTCATCGGCGAGATGGTGGAGCTGCGCGTCGTTCACGGGCGCGACCTGTGGCCGGTGATGGCCGACGTCAACCAGCTCGAGCAGGTCGTGATGAACCTCGCGGTCAACGCCCGCGATGCCATGCCCGAGGGCGGCCGCCTCACCATCCGCACCTTCAACGTCCCGGCGGCCGACCTGCGCACCCTGCCCGAGATGCGCGCCTTCGCCGGTCGCGCACTTCCCCCTGCCGACCACGTGATGATCGAGATCGCCGATACCGGCACGGGCATGCCGGCGGAGACGATGGAGAAGATCTTCGAGCCCTTCTTCACCACCAAGGAGGTGGGCAAGGGCACGGGCCTCGGTCTGTCGACCGTCTACGGCATCGTCACCCAATCGGGCGGTCACATCGCCGTCGAGAGCGAGATCGGCAAGGGCACCGTTTTTCGCATCCTGCTGCCGCGCGCGGCGAGCGCAGAGCGCGCCGACGCTGTCCGGGGCGAGACGGCGCGGTCCGAGACCCTCCGGGCCGAGATGGCGCGCACCGAGATCTCGCGGTTGGAGACGTCGCGGACCGAGGCGCCCCGCGCAGACGCCTCGCGTGGCCTGCCGCAGCGCCCGCCCGCGGCCCTGCAATCCGACCTGGAAGAGGCGTTCTCGGGCGCTGTCCGCGCCGACGCCGCCGCCGACGCCGACACCGACGGCGCGCCCGGTGCGCGCGTTCGGGCCGAGCCCGAGGGGGCGCACCGCGATCCCGTCCCCGCCCCGGGTGCGGCCGCCTCGGACCTTACCGGCAACGCCACGATCCTGCTTGTCGAGGACGAGGAGGCCGTGCGCGCCTTCGCCGCCCGCGCGCTCGCCTCCCGCGGCTACACCGTCCACCAGGCATCGACCGGCACCGAGGCACTCAAGGTGATGCGCGAGGCCGGCGGCCGCATCGATCTCGTCGTCTCCGATGTCGTCATGCCGGAGATGGACGGGCCGTCGCTCCTGCGCGAACTGCGCAAGACGCGCCCCGATCTCAGGATCATCTTCGTCTCGGGCTACGCCGAGGAAGCCTTCGCCCGCAATCTCCCGGCCAACGAGCGCTTCGGCTTCCTGCCTAAGCCCTTCACGCTGAAGCAACTCGCGACCGCCGTGAAGACGGCGCTGGTCGGTTGAGACCGCTCGAGCCACGGGGGCGGGCGTCGATGCCCGCCGGCCTTTCTCTGGGGATATCGGGTCGCCGCGCCCCCGACGAGGGGCGGTCGTCATGAGAACAAAAATCGAACGAGAACGTCTTGTGAACGGAGAACAAAAAGTGTACGTTCAGGGAAATTGAAACCGTTCCGCCGCCGTGGAATAAGGAGCCATCCATGATTCAGCCGAATCTACGCTTGATCGAGGGGTCTTCGATGGACAAGAGAAAAGCGCTCGACGCGGCGCTGTCGCAGATCGAGCGCTCCTTCGGCAAGGGCTCGGTGATGAAGCTCGGCCAGGGCAAGGCCGTCGAGGTGGATGTCGTTCCCTCGGGCTCGCTCGGGCTCGACATCGCGCTCGGGATCGGCGGCCTGCCGCGCGGCCGCATCGTCGAGGTCTATGGCCCGGAATCCTCCGGCAAGACGACGCTCACCCTGCACGTCATCGCCGAGGCGCAGAAGCGCGGCGGCGTCTGTGCCTTCATCGACGCGGAGCATGCGCTCGATCCGATCTATGCGCGCAAGCTCGGTGTCGATATCGACGAATTGCTGATCTCCCAGCCGGATGCCGGCGAGCAGGCGCTCGAGATCGCCGACACGCTGGTGCGCTCCGGCGCGATCGACGTGCTCGTCATCGACTCGGTCGCGGCGCTGACGCCGAAGGCCGAGCTCGAAGGCGAGATGGGCGAGCAATTGCCCGGCCTGCAGGCTCGTTTGATGAGCCAGGCGCTGCGCAAGCTCACCGCCTCGATCTCGCGCTCCAACACGATGGTCATCTTCATCAACCAGATCCGGATGAAGATTGGCGTCATGTACGGCAGTCCGGAGACGACGACGGGCGGCAACGCCCTCAAGTTCTACGCCTCCGTCCGCCTCGACATCCGCCGCATCGGCGCGATCAAGGATCGCGACGAGATGATCGGCAATTCGACCCGCGTGAAGGTCGTGAAGAACAAGCTGGCCCCGCCGTTCCGCGAGGTCGAGTTCGACATCATGTACGGCGTCGGCATCTCCAAGGTCGGCGAACTGATCGATCTCGGCGTCAAGGCCGGCATCGTCGAGAAGTCCGGCGCCTGGTTCTCCTACGACAGCCAGCGCCTCGGCCAGGGCCGCGAGAACGCCAAGCAGTTCCTGCGCGACAACCCGAAGGCGGCGGAGGCGATCGAGGCGGCGATCCGTCAGAATGCCGGCCTGCTCGCCGATCGCATCGTCGGCCGCGGTGCGCCCGAGCCGGAGGACGACGGTCCGCCCGAGGCGTGATCGGGCGCGAATGAGGATCGGATGCCGTCAAGCGCCGCCGCCGGGAGATCCTCGCGGCGGCGCCGTCTTTTCCGGCCTCACACGCCGTCATTTTCCGCCTTCGGCGCGGGGCGTCCGGCGCGGCGAAGGCGGTTCGGGACGAGGGCGCGGTGCGGCCGCGCGACGATCGTCGTTAACCTCTTGCTGGCGACGGGATGACAGAAGCCGGCGCGCCCGCTAAAACCCGCGGCGGACCGCCTTTTCCAGGCGACGAACGAGCGATTGCGAGCCGGAGCGATCTCCGGCTGTTTGGGAGCGCATTTTTCCGATGAGCGGCGTCAACGAGATCCGATCGGCCTATCTCGACTTCTTCGCCAAGGCCGGTCACGAGGTGGTGCCCTCAAGCCCGCTGGTGCCGCGCAACGACCCGACCTTGATGTTCACCAATGCCGGGATGGTGCAGTTCAAGAACGTCTTCACCGGTCTCGAGACGCGCGCCATCCCCCGCGCCGCCACGTCGCAGAAGTGCGTGCGCGCCGGTGGCAAGCACAACGATCTCGACAATGTCGGCTACACCGCCCGGCACCACACCTTCTTCGAGATGTTGGGCAACTTCTCGTTCGGCGACTATTTCAAGGAGCGCGCGATCGAGCTCGCCTGGACCCTCGTCACGCGCGAGTTCGGCCTGGCGAAAGACAAGCTCCTCGTCACCGTCTACCACGAGGACGAGGAGGCGGCGGGCCTCTGGAAGCGCATCGCCGGTCTCTCGGACGACCGTATCATCCGGATTGCCACGAGCGACAATTTCTGGGCGATGGGCGACACCGGTCCGTGCGGCCCCTGCTCGGAGATCTTCTACGACCACGGTCCCTCGATCCCGGGCGGTCCTCCCGGCTCGCCGGACGAGGACGGCGACCGCTTCATCGAGATCTGGAATCTCGTCTTCATGCAGTTCGAGCAGGTCGCGCCGGGCGAGCGCATCGCCCTGCCGCGCCCCTCGATCGACACCGGCATGGGCCTCGAGCGCATCGCCGCCGTGCTCCAGGGCGTGCACAACAATTACGAGATCGACCTGTTCCGCGCGCTGATCGCCGCCTCGGAGGATGCGACCGGCGTCGCCGCGCAGGGGGCCAACCTCGCGAGCCACCGCATCATCGCCGACCATCTGCGGGCCTCGAGTTTCCTCATCGCCGACGGCGTTCTGCCGTCGAACGAGGGCCGCGGCTACGTCCTGCGGCGCATCATGCGCCGCGGCATGCGCCACGCCCACCTGCTCGGTGCCCGCGAGCCGCTGATGTGGCGCCTCGTGCCGGCGTTGGTGCGCGAGATGGGCCGCGCCTATCCGGAACTCCTGCGCGCCGAGCCGATGATCGCGGAGACGCTGCGTCTCGAGGAGACCCGCTTCCGCCGCACGCTGGAGCGCGGCCTCACCCTGCTCGAAGACGCGACCCGCACCCTCGTGCCCGGCGCCGCCCTCGACGGCGAGACGGCGTTCCGTCTCTACGACACCTATGGTTTCCCGCTCGATCTGACCCAGGACGCGCTCAAGGCGCGCGGCATCGGCGTCGATCTCGGCGGCTTCGAGACCGCGATGGAGCGCCAGCGCGCCGAGGCCCGTGCCGCGTGGGCGGGGTCCGGCGAGGCGGCGACCGAGACCGTCTGGTTCCAGCTCAAGGAGCGCCTCGGCGCGACGGAGTTCCTCGGCTACGAGACCGAGCGTGCGGAAGGCGTCGTCTCGGCGCTCGTGGTGGAGGGCCGCGAGGTCGCCGCCATCGAGGCGGGCGGCACCGGCTACGTCGTGCTCAACCAGACGCCGTTCTACGGTGAATCGGGCGGCCAAGTGGGCGATGTCGGCCACCTGATCGGCGCCGGCGTCGAGGCGGTCGTCACCGACACCCAGAAGCGGGCCGGCGGCGTCTTCGTCCATGCGGTGCGCGTCGAGCGCGGCAGTCTGGTGCCGGGGGCGGCCCTCGAACTCGTCGTCGATGGTCGCCGCCGCGGCGCCATCCGGGCGAACCATTCGGCGACCCATCTCCTGCACGCGGCGCTGCGCACCGTGCTCGGCGACCACGTCGCCCAGAAGGGCTCGCTGGTGGCGCCGGACCGGCTCCGCTTCGACTTCTCCCATCCGCTGCCGATCAGCGACGAGGACATCGAGCGCATCGAGGCGCTGACGAACGAGGTCGTTTTGCAGAATGCGCCGGTGACGACCCGGCTGATGGCGGTTGACGACGCCATCGGGTCCGGCGCCATGGCGCTGTTCGGCGAGAAATATGGCGACGAAGTGCGCGTCGTCTCGATGGGCGAGACCCCGCGCGACGGGGCGACCGGCCCGAACAATCACGGCGGCGTCTTCTCGGTCGAGCTCTGCGGCGGCACCCACGTGCGCCGCACCGGCGACATCGGCGTCGTCACCCTCGTCTCCGAAGGCGCGGTCGCGGCCGGCGTGCGCCGCATCGAAGCCCTGACCGCCGATGCCGCCCGCCGGCATTTCCAGGAGCAGGAGCGGCGCCTCAAGGCCGTCGCGAGCGCGATCAAGGCGCCGGTCGGCGAAGTCGCTGATCGCGTCGCCGCGCTTGTGGACGAACGCCGCAAGCTCGAGCGCGACCTCGCCGACGCCCGCCGCAAGCTCGCCCTCGGCCAGGGCGGCGGCGACGCGCCGACGCCGGTGCGCGAGATCGGCGGCGTGAAGCTCGTCGCCCGCGTGGTGACGGGCATCGCGCCGAAGGACCTCAAGGGCCTCGCCGACGAGAGCAAGAAGACGGTCGGCTCCGGCATCGTCGCCCTCGTCGGCGTCGGCGAGGACGGTAAGGCGGCGGTCGTCGTCGCGGTGACCGACGATCTCACCGACCGTTTCGACGCGGTGGCTTTGGTGCGGGCCGGGTCGGAAGCCCTCGGCGGCAAGGGTGGCGGCGGTCGCCGCGACATGGCCCAGGCCGGTGGTCCCGATGGAGCCAAGGCCGATGCCGCGCTCGCGGCGATCGAGGCGGCGCTCGCCGCCTGATCGCGACCGTCGCGGTCGGCTCCCTCTTCAAGCGCCGAGAACGGCCGGCCGGTCCCTCCGGCCGGCCGTCGTCGTGATCGGGGCCACTCCTTCGCAGCGCACCGGCGCGGGTCGGTCCGGCCGTGCCAGGGGGCGCGTCGGCGGTTCGGATCGGCAACGGGCGCCGTGCGTTCTCTTGTCATCCTCCCGTAGTCATCGGGCTCTAGAGAACGCTCCATTGCGCCGCGACGGCGCCTTGCCCGCCGTCTATCGAAGCGCGCGCATCGCGTCTGAGTTGAGGGGCTGTCGCAGGCATGCCGCGTTCGGCGCCCCCGCAGAGGGGCGCATGGCCGGGGCGCCGGGCGAGATGCCCTCGCGGAACAGTCTCCGTGAGGCCGCCCGCAGACAAGCGGCGCGCGCGCTCTCGCCGATGCGTCCGGGCAACGGACATTTCCGAACATGTCTGGAAGCGTGACCGGCCGGTGCCGACGGGTATCCGGCGGCGCGGCAAAGGTCATTCGCGGGGCCGCCGGAGGGCGTCCGCTGATCGCCGGGCGGCCTTCGAATCGTCGCAGCTTTGCCCGGCTCCGGGCCGGAACGCGGCCAATTCCGCCAAAATCAACCCTTTCTTAACCGGCAGCCGCGGCGTCTGGGGCTCGCCGATGCCTTGGTTTATTAACAGCGTGTTAAAGTCGGAGCCGTTCCAGAGGGGGGTGGCGGGCGAATTTGTTGCTGGCCCGCAACAGTGCTCGCGGAAGGTCGCTTTCGAAGCCGCAACCGCCGCCTTTGCGATTGAACGCGAAGTCTCCCTCGGTATGGTCGTTTTCAGCGGAAGCGGTTCGCGGAAGCGCTTATGCGGTCTTGGCGGTCAGACCCGCCGGTCTGGTTGGAACGGCAAGCGCCAGATCGCCAAGCGCGTGTAAGTCAAGGCAACAGCGTAGACGTCAAGCGGCTTCGGCCGGGCGGCGGACACGGAATGCCAAAAACGAAACGAATGGAGATCATCACATGAAGATCAAGGGCTTCGTCCTTGGCGTTGCGGGTGCCCTCGCTGCCGTGACCGGCGCGCAGGCCGCCGACCTCCCGGCTGCTCCGGCTGCTCCGGAGCCGGTTGACTACGTTCGCGTCTGCGACGCGTTCGGCACGGGCTTCTTCTACATCCCCGGCACCGAGACCTGCATGAAGATCTCGGGCTACCTGCGCGCCGAGTACGACGTTGGGATCACCAACGGTTCGGCCGGTGGCCTGACCAACAGCTCGTGGGGCGGTGGCGCTGCGCAGCAGGGTGGCAACTGGTCCGACCGCGACGCGAACACCTATCGCTTCCGCGCTCGCGCCAACGTCCGCTTCGACACCCGCACCAACACCGAGTTCGGTCTGCTGCGGACCTACACCGAAATCAACTTCCAGAACGACAACTCCTCGTACTCGTCGGATCTGGATAAGGCCTACATCCAGTTCGGTGGCCTGACCTTCGGTCGCGCCCAGTCGATGTTCGACTTCTACACCGGCGTTGGCTACAACTCGATCTTCGAGCCGGCCCACTCCGACACCACCACCAACCTCGCCGCTTACACCTTTGCCTTCGGCAACGGGTTCTCGGTCACGGGTTCGGTCGAAGACACCAACGCTCGCCGTTCGTCGCTCGGTTACGTCACTGGCGCCAGCTACGACCCGTCGACCGGCGTGATCGATCTGACCGGTGCCACGCCGTCCGGCGACGGTTACGGCGGCACCCGCGTGCCGGACGTGGTCGCCAACTTCCGCATGGATCAGGGTTGGGGTTCGGCCCAGATCATGGCTGCCGGCCACCAGGTGTGGACCAGCACCGCGGTCAACTCGGGCGCCGGCATCGCTGACGGCGTTGTGACCTCGACCTCGACCAACAGCAAGTACGGCTTCGCCGTCGGCGCTGGCGTGACGGTCAACCTGCCGTTCCTCGCGGCTGGCGACACCTTCAACCTGCAGGGCGCCTACGCCCAGGGCGCGGTTTCCTACACCGCTCCGCAGTCGACGATCGTGTGGCACGACAACGCTGGTGGCAGCTACTACACCACCGGTATCCCGGACGGCTTCGTGAACCCGGTGTCGGGCGAGCTCGAGCTGACCCAGTCCTGGTCGGTTGCGGCTGGCATCCAGCACTTCTTCACCCCGCAGGTCTATGCGGCGATCGACGGTT includes:
- the alaS gene encoding alanine--tRNA ligase; its protein translation is MSGVNEIRSAYLDFFAKAGHEVVPSSPLVPRNDPTLMFTNAGMVQFKNVFTGLETRAIPRAATSQKCVRAGGKHNDLDNVGYTARHHTFFEMLGNFSFGDYFKERAIELAWTLVTREFGLAKDKLLVTVYHEDEEAAGLWKRIAGLSDDRIIRIATSDNFWAMGDTGPCGPCSEIFYDHGPSIPGGPPGSPDEDGDRFIEIWNLVFMQFEQVAPGERIALPRPSIDTGMGLERIAAVLQGVHNNYEIDLFRALIAASEDATGVAAQGANLASHRIIADHLRASSFLIADGVLPSNEGRGYVLRRIMRRGMRHAHLLGAREPLMWRLVPALVREMGRAYPELLRAEPMIAETLRLEETRFRRTLERGLTLLEDATRTLVPGAALDGETAFRLYDTYGFPLDLTQDALKARGIGVDLGGFETAMERQRAEARAAWAGSGEAATETVWFQLKERLGATEFLGYETERAEGVVSALVVEGREVAAIEAGGTGYVVLNQTPFYGESGGQVGDVGHLIGAGVEAVVTDTQKRAGGVFVHAVRVERGSLVPGAALELVVDGRRRGAIRANHSATHLLHAALRTVLGDHVAQKGSLVAPDRLRFDFSHPLPISDEDIERIEALTNEVVLQNAPVTTRLMAVDDAIGSGAMALFGEKYGDEVRVVSMGETPRDGATGPNNHGGVFSVELCGGTHVRRTGDIGVVTLVSEGAVAAGVRRIEALTADAARRHFQEQERRLKAVASAIKAPVGEVADRVAALVDERRKLERDLADARRKLALGQGGGDAPTPVREIGGVKLVARVVTGIAPKDLKGLADESKKTVGSGIVALVGVGEDGKAAVVVAVTDDLTDRFDAVALVRAGSEALGGKGGGGRRDMAQAGGPDGAKADAALAAIEAALAA
- a CDS encoding porin, whose protein sequence is MKIKGFVLGVAGALAAVTGAQAADLPAAPAAPEPVDYVRVCDAFGTGFFYIPGTETCMKISGYLRAEYDVGITNGSAGGLTNSSWGGGAAQQGGNWSDRDANTYRFRARANVRFDTRTNTEFGLLRTYTEINFQNDNSSYSSDLDKAYIQFGGLTFGRAQSMFDFYTGVGYNSIFEPAHSDTTTNLAAYTFAFGNGFSVTGSVEDTNARRSSLGYVTGASYDPSTGVIDLTGATPSGDGYGGTRVPDVVANFRMDQGWGSAQIMAAGHQVWTSTAVNSGAGIADGVVTSTSTNSKYGFAVGAGVTVNLPFLAAGDTFNLQGAYAQGAVSYTAPQSTIVWHDNAGGSYYTTGIPDGFVNPVSGELELTQSWSVAAGIQHFFTPQVYAAIDGSYFGSQVDLPGADNTQINNWNLTGTVGYTPVAGLEFGAALEYLNTSANNSDLNGIVKSDNQLIGLVRVQRSF
- a CDS encoding flagellar biosynthetic protein FliO; translation: MMGDFLTGLGFDPGVARIVQLILATVIVLVALVATMRLYRYLLGVRRAHQSTHRLELMETLPIDNRRRLVLVRRDGVEHLILVGGVTDVVVEAAIADHRAADHRGADDRVALRPANPRPEAPRPPAARAFPPQPPEPTRTDAPRADMPAERHAEPVPPAVAGEEARPVRPAQPPARLAPQPAPQPAPAPAGPSATAPRAPRPADPPVPAAKRAEPPIRPEPVVEPARGENAPPSGRAEPVRATPIAVRADLTAVRAEPHPDPARHEAPPIVSRTETAHPAAPKPAPRVESPAPAPSVALRTPTAHPARPNAAPAVGPAAPRAPQPVSASAPPASPSSAPASPAASAPTSSAQSWARSLPRVEPRAAIDVDGAGAPKAEKPPTVEPAAPVEPPSREPRIAAAYQEHSDDLDPAERLEQEMSRLLGDFTPPQR
- the recA gene encoding recombinase RecA — translated: MIQPNLRLIEGSSMDKRKALDAALSQIERSFGKGSVMKLGQGKAVEVDVVPSGSLGLDIALGIGGLPRGRIVEVYGPESSGKTTLTLHVIAEAQKRGGVCAFIDAEHALDPIYARKLGVDIDELLISQPDAGEQALEIADTLVRSGAIDVLVIDSVAALTPKAELEGEMGEQLPGLQARLMSQALRKLTASISRSNTMVIFINQIRMKIGVMYGSPETTTGGNALKFYASVRLDIRRIGAIKDRDEMIGNSTRVKVVKNKLAPPFREVEFDIMYGVGISKVGELIDLGVKAGIVEKSGAWFSYDSQRLGQGRENAKQFLRDNPKAAEAIEAAIRQNAGLLADRIVGRGAPEPEDDGPPEA
- a CDS encoding hybrid sensor histidine kinase/response regulator; its protein translation is MSADHQPASNADRRPRRRGRPALALFLLVVLLAVPLLFALTSPGEAEPYVLGGLVALAAIGVFTVFALAVGLVGRDERRDGVAEAVAAADPDAILVTDASGAVRYANPAYRALTGGGARVRDLPTFDRLLAGRDEAAQPLARLIEAARAARPAEEEVRLANGFGSASGGARWYRLSVAPIAVADVPRPLVLWRLVDVTEARHDQEAAFFDLQNVINFLDRAPAGFFAADAGGRIVFLNATLADWLGYDLATFDTGQATLAILLGEGGAVTLAALTGRPGETRTERFDIGLQRQGGGSLGVRLMHRVTFGSDGRPAEARTLVLERGAEPVATAPLSALSDASVVHFFDNAPFAIASVDGAGRVGLSNAPFRRLFGGIVGTETRLIDALAERDRAGLAAALAAAVGGIAEIAPVDATLIGDGQRNVRFYVAPAGEAGAGLAGAAIVYALDTTDQRALEVQFAQSQKMQAIGQLAGGVAHDFNNVLTAIIGFSDLLLASHRPTDPFFQDIMNIKQNANRAAGLVRQLLAFATRQTLRPERIVLTDVLADLTILLGRLIGEMVELRVVHGRDLWPVMADVNQLEQVVMNLAVNARDAMPEGGRLTIRTFNVPAADLRTLPEMRAFAGRALPPADHVMIEIADTGTGMPAETMEKIFEPFFTTKEVGKGTGLGLSTVYGIVTQSGGHIAVESEIGKGTVFRILLPRAASAERADAVRGETARSETLRAEMARTEISRLETSRTEAPRADASRGLPQRPPAALQSDLEEAFSGAVRADAAADADTDGAPGARVRAEPEGAHRDPVPAPGAAASDLTGNATILLVEDEEAVRAFAARALASRGYTVHQASTGTEALKVMREAGGRIDLVVSDVVMPEMDGPSLLRELRKTRPDLRIIFVSGYAEEAFARNLPANERFGFLPKPFTLKQLATAVKTALVG